One Kushneria konosiri genomic window, CACGACAACAACGTCAGCATCACGAACATTGTCGCCATGATGACCGATGGCTACTCGAATGCCGCACTGGCGTAGGTGTGCCACGACCGCAGACTCGCGCAGATCACTGCCGCTGACGCAAAAGCCCTGATTGGCCAGCACCTCGGCAATGCCACACATCCCGGAGCCGCCAATGCCTACAAAATGAATACAGCGTATACGACGCATACCGCTGCGTGCCTGCATCTGATTACTCAAAACCTGTCTCCATACAGCCCTGGGCCATGATGTCGGTCGCCTCCAGCTGCGCCACGCTTCTGGCACGCCGTCCCATTTCCAGCAGTCGATGAGCCTCCAGCAATTCGCCAAGCGTGTCACTCAACGTCTGTACGCTCATCTTCGCCTGAGGAATCAATTGCGCCGCACCCGCCTCGACCAGATAATTTGCATTGATGGTCTGGTGATCATCCACCGCATGGGGAAACGGTACCAGAAGCGATGCCCTGCCTGCCGCGGCAAGCTCGGTCACCGTCAGCGCCCCACTGCGGCAGACCACCAGGTCGGCCCACTCATAGGCTCGCGCCATATCACCAATAAAATCAGAAACGTTCGCCTCGACTCCAGCCGTCTCGTAGGCCTCGATGGTGGCCGCTTCCTTGTTGCGGCCTGCCTGATGGCGAACCTCGGGCCGAGCGTCGGCGGCCATCAGGGCAAGCGCAGCAGGAACACGCTCGTTGAGCACCTGCGCCCCCAGCGAGCCGCCCACAACCAGCAACCTCAAGGGGCGTGCCGTCAGCGCTTCAATTTCGCGCGGCGCCTCACCGATCGCCGCGATCTCCTGACGGACTGGATTGCCGATCACAACCGGATGACGAGCGTCATCAAAGGCATTGGGAAAGGCGGCATATACGCGGCGAGCCAGGCGAGCCAGCACCTTGTTGGTCATCCCCGGCAGGGCATTCTGCTCGTGAATGATCAGCGGCACCTTCATCAGCCATGCAGCCAGCCCACCGGGGCCGCTGGCAAAGCCCCCCAGCCCGACCACCAGCGATACATCCAGGGAC contains:
- the murG gene encoding undecaprenyldiphospho-muramoylpentapeptide beta-N-acetylglucosaminyltransferase — translated: MSTRPRKALIMAGGTGGHVVPALSLARALQAKGVEIHWLGTPRGIENTLVPEAGIPLHHVSIVGLRGNGTLGWLKAPWRLWKAIRQARRIIQSLDVSLVVGLGGFASGPGGLAAWLMKVPLIIHEQNALPGMTNKVLARLARRVYAAFPNAFDDARHPVVIGNPVRQEIAAIGEAPREIEALTARPLRLLVVGGSLGAQVLNERVPAALALMAADARPEVRHQAGRNKEAATIEAYETAGVEANVSDFIGDMARAYEWADLVVCRSGALTVTELAAAGRASLLVPFPHAVDDHQTINANYLVEAGAAQLIPQAKMSVQTLSDTLGELLEAHRLLEMGRRARSVAQLEATDIMAQGCMETGFE